The Candidatus Omnitrophota bacterium genomic sequence AATATCAAAACCGCGGCATAAAGAGTCCCCTTATTGCTTTTCGTATAGAGTTAGCATATAATTGTATCTATTATGCTGATAGATACACATTGCCATCTCGACTTCAAGGATTTCGATCCTGACCGGGATGATGTCATAAATAGAGCATTGAAAGCCGGCGTGATGAAGATAATCAATGTCGCCAGCTCCATCGAAGGGTCACACCGCTCCGTCGAGCTTGCCAATAAATACGATATGGTCTACGCGACTGTCGGTGTTCATCCGCACGACGCGAAATCTGTTACCGATAGCGCTATCTCCGAACTCAAAGCGCTTGCCAAAGATAAGAAGGTGGTGGCGATAGGCGAAGTCGGATTGGATTATTATCGCAACCTTTCCCCCAAAGAAGACCAGGCCTCCGCTTTTAAGAAATTCGTATATCTTGCGCTCGATCTCGATCTGCCGCTTATTATCCACGCGCGGGAAGCCGATCGCGATGCGCTGGATATGCTGAAAAGCGAGAAAAGAGATGCCTTGCGCGGCGTCATACACTGTTTTTCTGGCAATGCCGATTTTATGAAAGAATGCCTCGACATAGGATTCTTCATATCCTTCACCGCCAATATAACTTTTAAGAAAGCCGACGATTTAAGAATGGTGGCGAGGGATATTCCGCCGGAGAGGCTCTTGCTGGAGACAGACGCGCCGTTCCTCGCGCCGCAGGCGATGCGCGGCAAGCGCAACGAGCCGGCGTATCTCACTCATCTCGTAGGTGAATGGTCGCGACTCCTCGACCTCTCCAAGGATGATGTTGCCAGGATCACTACACATAACGCAAATTCACTGTTTAAGCTCAAACTGGACGAATCATCGAAGATCGCTTATGAGATCAGGGATTCGCTTTACTTCAATATAACCAATAGGTGCACCAACTCCTGCGATTTCTGCGTGAGAAATCAGACCTCTTTTGTCAAAGGCCATAATCTTAGGTTGGATGAAGAACCGTCCGCTGAAGAGATAATAAAAACTATAAACCCCGCGAAGAAATATAAAGAGATAGTATTCTGCGGCTATGGTGAGCCGACCATGCGCCTGGACGTGATAAAAGAGGTTGCTGGCGCCCTGAAGGCCCGCGGGGGCGTTAAGATCAGGGTTGTGACTAACGGACACGGAGATCTGATAAATTCCAGAAATATCGCCAAAGAGCTTGCGGGGCTTGTGGATAAAGTTTCGGTGAGCTTGAACACCGATACGGCTGAAGCATATAACAAATACTGTAAGCCTGAATTCGGCCCGGACGCCTATGGCGCCGTGATCAATTTCATAAAAGACTGCGTAAAAAATAAGATCGAAGTCGAAGTGACGTGCCTGGACCTGCCGGGGGTCGACTTAAAGAGATGTGAAACGATAGCGAAAGAGCTGGGTGGTATATTCCGTCCCAGATCGCTCGGGGTGGTCGGATGAGCAGGCTTTCCGGTTTTCTTAAAAGAGAGCGGCTCTACATACTTCTTCTCGTATTTGTAACGATAGTGACTGCGTTGATATTGTTTACGCCGTCTGATAAAGTCAAACCTTCAGTCAATGTCGCAGATAAGCCCGCATCCGTAATGCCGGGAGAGAAGGCTTCAAGTGACCGCGAAGCCGTAGAAAAGGCATTGGCCAAAAATAAATATCTCTCTTTCACCCTCACTCTAATATCGCTTCTTGTGATTGCGCTATTTTTGCTGGGGGTCATAATAGACACGCTTCTTATATTATCCCGGTCAGAGAGAAATAAGGCTGATATAAGCACTTATAAAGCGCAGAAAGCAAAGTGGGGAATATGGGACGTTTTCAAAGTCGTCATTCTCTATCTTTTCTTCGTATATATACTACTGATCTCCGAAACTTCTCTTGTACGCGTCTTTAAGATGCTGAAGGATGATAACTTCAGGATGATCTTGAACACATCAATAATGGACATCCTTGGCATTGCTTTCATATTAAATTTTGTTGTCGTGCAGTACAAAACGGGTCTTATATCGCTGGGATTATCGGTAAAGAACTTTTTTAGAAATGTATATTACGGGATCGTCGCCTATATAGCGCTGATACCCGTCCTTATAGGCATAATATCGGTGATAGCCATCGTGATAAGCCTGACAAAATACTCTCCGCAAAAACAGGCTGTAGTGGAGCTGTTCTTCAAGGAGAAGGACGTGT encodes the following:
- a CDS encoding YchF/TatD family DNA exonuclease gives rise to the protein MLIDTHCHLDFKDFDPDRDDVINRALKAGVMKIINVASSIEGSHRSVELANKYDMVYATVGVHPHDAKSVTDSAISELKALAKDKKVVAIGEVGLDYYRNLSPKEDQASAFKKFVYLALDLDLPLIIHAREADRDALDMLKSEKRDALRGVIHCFSGNADFMKECLDIGFFISFTANITFKKADDLRMVARDIPPERLLLETDAPFLAPQAMRGKRNEPAYLTHLVGEWSRLLDLSKDDVARITTHNANSLFKLKLDESSKIAYEIRDSLYFNITNRCTNSCDFCVRNQTSFVKGHNLRLDEEPSAEEIIKTINPAKKYKEIVFCGYGEPTMRLDVIKEVAGALKARGGVKIRVVTNGHGDLINSRNIAKELAGLVDKVSVSLNTDTAEAYNKYCKPEFGPDAYGAVINFIKDCVKNKIEVEVTCLDLPGVDLKRCETIAKELGGIFRPRSLGVVG
- a CDS encoding CPBP family intramembrane metalloprotease, yielding MSRLSGFLKRERLYILLLVFVTIVTALILFTPSDKVKPSVNVADKPASVMPGEKASSDREAVEKALAKNKYLSFTLTLISLLVIALFLLGVIIDTLLILSRSERNKADISTYKAQKAKWGIWDVFKVVILYLFFVYILLISETSLVRVFKMLKDDNFRMILNTSIMDILGIAFILNFVVVQYKTGLISLGLSVKNFFRNVYYGIVAYIALIPVLIGIISVIAIVISLTKYSPQKQAVVELFFKEKDVSFLLYTSLFAAVAGPIVEEIFFRGFLYSAIKKYIGIFWATLISAACFALLHAHLVGFLPILALGILLAYLYEKTGTLVSSVTVHMIHNIGMVLLVFLVKQLGVY